The following coding sequences are from one Nilaparvata lugens isolate BPH chromosome 6, ASM1435652v1, whole genome shotgun sequence window:
- the LOC111052638 gene encoding baculoviral IAP repeat-containing protein 8-like — MLAAFGVNLDVWSFIRKLREVERSSFDDLQRLDRDDPQRVRRARGDNNANSDTIRMALRRLTRQEITLINFLTTVSHCADNLIERGFVQQHNGLQEAVVVDEEIIEWMLPVAGEEVVVAAENVRPPARRRRRRQQGVLQRPIEAQQQPHAAPRLSNCVICLNNECTHIALPCGHICMCEECAEQNLLHMNGQPRCPLCNMHCTNYQRVYLNFQ, encoded by the exons ATGTTGGCTGCATTCGGAGTCAACCTGGATGTGTGGAGTTTTATAC gaaaattgaGAGAAGTTGAAAGATCATCATTTGATGATCTACAACGTTTAGACAGAGACGATCCGCAACGTGTGCGTAGGGCTCGTGGTGACAACAACGCCAACTCTGATACAATCAGGATGGCGCTGCGGCGATTAACGCGCCAGGAAATCACGCTAATAAATTTCCTGACGACGGTGAGCCATTGTGCTGACAACCTGATAGAACGGGGATTTGTCCAACAGCACAATGGCCTCCAGGAAGCGGTCGTCGTTGACGAGGAGATAATTGAGTGGATGTTGCCAGTGGCAggagaggaggtggtggtggcaGCAGAAAATGTAAGGCCACCTGCCCGACGCCGCCGAAGAAGACAGCAGGGAGTCCTGCAGCGTCCCATCGAGGCCCAGCAGCAGCCACATGCAGCACCACGGTTGAGCAATTGCGTGATTTGTTTGAACAATGAATGTACGCACATTGCTCTTCCGTGTGGGCACATTTGCATGTGCGAGGAATGTGCCGAACAAAATCTATTGCACATGAACGGGCAGCCCCGTTGCCCACTATGCAACATGCATTGTACAAATTATCAGAGGGTGTACTTAAATTTTCAGTAG